Proteins from one Limanda limanda chromosome 4, fLimLim1.1, whole genome shotgun sequence genomic window:
- the LOC133000244 gene encoding THO complex subunit 7 homolog — MGAVTDDEVIRKRLLIDGDGAGDDRRINVLLKSFTKWCNSPGTPEEGFTQRMQSTLAQCEFSMGKTLMVYDMNLREMENYETIYTNIEQNITSAHEKIAECKKEIQRAKRIRKNRQEYDALAKVIQQHPDRHETLKQLEALDKELQQLSHIKENVDDKLELRKKQFHVLLSTIQELQQTLENDEKSDNDDNSQESPAENGE, encoded by the exons ATGGGCGCAGTTACAGATG ATGAAGTTATTCGGAAACGTCTTCTCATCGACGGGGACGGAGCTGGTGATGATCGTCGGATCAATGTGCTGCTAAAGAGTTTCACCAAATGGTGCAACTCGCCTGGGACCCCGGAGGAAGG CTTCACGCAGAGGATGCAGAGCACACTGGCCCAGTGCGAGTTCTCCATGGGGAAGACGTTGATGGTTTATGACATGAATCTTCGGGAAATGGAGAACTATGAGACAATCTACACTAACATTG AACAAAACATCACATCGGCACATGAGAAGATAGCAGAATGCAAAAAGGAAATACAGAGGGCAAAGAGGATACGAAAAAATCGCCAAG aGTATGATGCTTTGGCCAAAGTTATCCAGCAGCACCCAGACCGACACGAGACATTAAA ACAGTTGGAGGCACTTGACAAAGAACTCCAGCAACTTTCTCACATCAAGGAGAATGTGGATGATAag TTGGAGTTAAGGAAGAAGCAGTTCCACGTGCTACTGAGTACCATACAGGAACTACAGCAGACTCTTGAGA ATGATGAAAAATCAGACAATGACGACAACAGCCAGGAGAGCCCAGCAGAGAATGGTGAATGA